The following are encoded in a window of Gramella sp. MT6 genomic DNA:
- a CDS encoding BatA domain-containing protein — MHFQQPELLYALILLIIPLIVHLFRLRKFQKEDFTNVKFLKKVIQETRKSSRLKKFLILASRLLLLTCLILAFAQPFIPASDKALNEPQTLIYLDNSFSMQAGNDQSSSFQKALNSLLENLEGEKNIGFFTNTREYFDRNTTELKAELQNIELTEKQLSFREINLKAENYFRDQDNEDNDLVIISDFQRSMNLPTDINKTEFDYHFIQQLTPEINNASLDTVFVEETSPESTTLKIITSSNKLSEEPVTISIYDQETLLGRNTVQFVEDRSTEVTFRLQNNSIARGRIEIEDLGLSYDNQLYFNINENPKIQVVIISAEETDFLNRIYTEPEFETFNFRPNQIDFNRLNSANLIILNEIEQLPSSLINNLSTVKENGASVIIIPSEEAQGYGQLLNSFGFSAFSDNVNSERLITDISFDHPLLENVFEDRIDNFEYPKVLTSHNLSASNAILSYQDGRAFLAGEDSVYLFSAALNQVNSNFRNSPLIVPVFYQIGLTSLKKNQLYYLTDEEQQIDIPVELEKDLVLHIVNGETDIIPQQQNYNNRVEISTGNIDLEAGNYSVSNNNSMVGSISFNFPRTESDLNYTNLTELEGINIYNSTEEYFSETNAATQITSLWKWFVIFALIFLAIEMLLIKFLK; from the coding sequence CCGGCTCAAGAAATTTCTGATCCTTGCTTCAAGATTACTGCTACTCACCTGTTTGATCCTGGCATTCGCACAACCATTTATTCCTGCGAGTGACAAAGCCCTTAACGAACCTCAGACCCTCATATATCTGGACAATTCATTTAGCATGCAGGCTGGTAATGATCAATCTTCAAGTTTTCAAAAAGCACTAAATTCATTACTGGAGAATTTAGAAGGAGAAAAAAATATCGGCTTTTTCACTAATACGAGGGAATATTTTGATCGAAATACAACCGAACTTAAAGCCGAACTTCAAAATATTGAGCTTACCGAAAAACAATTAAGTTTTAGAGAAATTAACCTGAAGGCTGAAAATTACTTCAGGGATCAGGATAATGAGGATAATGACCTGGTAATCATTTCAGATTTTCAAAGATCGATGAACCTGCCAACTGATATAAATAAAACAGAATTTGATTATCATTTCATTCAACAATTAACGCCTGAAATAAATAATGCCAGTCTGGACACTGTTTTCGTAGAAGAAACCTCTCCGGAAAGTACCACGCTTAAAATCATTACCAGTTCAAATAAATTATCTGAAGAACCGGTTACCATATCTATTTATGATCAAGAAACTTTATTAGGAAGAAATACAGTTCAGTTTGTAGAAGATAGATCAACAGAGGTAACGTTCAGACTTCAAAATAATAGCATCGCCAGAGGTCGCATAGAAATTGAAGATTTGGGACTTTCTTACGATAACCAGCTTTATTTCAATATCAACGAAAATCCTAAAATTCAAGTTGTAATAATTTCTGCTGAGGAAACAGATTTTTTAAATCGTATTTATACAGAACCGGAATTCGAAACCTTTAATTTCAGACCAAATCAAATCGATTTTAACCGATTGAACTCGGCAAACCTCATTATTTTAAATGAAATTGAACAGCTTCCCTCCTCTTTGATCAACAATCTCTCTACGGTTAAAGAGAATGGAGCCTCTGTTATTATTATTCCTTCTGAAGAGGCTCAAGGTTATGGACAATTATTAAATAGCTTTGGATTTTCAGCATTTTCAGATAATGTAAATTCTGAAAGACTGATCACAGACATTTCCTTTGACCACCCGTTGCTCGAAAATGTCTTCGAGGACCGAATAGATAATTTTGAATATCCAAAAGTGTTAACCTCGCACAATTTGTCAGCGAGCAATGCTATTCTTAGCTATCAGGATGGCAGGGCATTTCTGGCTGGAGAAGATTCGGTTTATCTTTTTAGTGCTGCTCTTAATCAGGTGAATTCTAATTTCAGGAATTCTCCTCTTATCGTTCCGGTTTTTTATCAAATAGGACTTACCTCGCTTAAAAAAAACCAGTTGTATTATCTTACTGATGAAGAACAGCAAATAGATATTCCGGTAGAACTGGAAAAAGACCTGGTTCTTCATATCGTTAACGGGGAGACAGATATAATTCCCCAACAGCAGAATTATAATAACCGCGTAGAGATAAGCACAGGAAATATAGACCTGGAAGCCGGGAATTACAGTGTTTCAAATAATAATTCGATGGTAGGAAGTATCAGTTTTAACTTTCCCAGAACAGAAAGTGATCTAAATTATACCAACCTAACAGAACTAGAGGGAATCAATATTTATAATTCTACTGAAGAATATTTTTCTGAAACAAATGCTGCCACCCAGATCACTTCTCTTTGGAAATGGTTTGTTATTTTTGCCTTAATATTTCTAGCGATCGAAATGCTACTTATAAAATTCCTTAAATGA
- a CDS encoding dihydroorotase, translating to MKLLLKSVIILDEKSPFHNKKTDIFIDHGIIKKIGKNLNEKADKEIKIPNLHVSKGWFDSSVSFGEPGFEDRETIANGLETAGKSGFSSVALNPYTNPVLDHSGSISAVKAKASHHPVYLYPVGALTIKSQGVDLAELLDMQEAGAVSFGDYKLPLRNPNLLKIALQYAQNFNALIQSYPQENRIAGNGMVNEHENSTSLGLKGIPNLAEELQITRDLYLLEYTGGKLHIPTISTEKSVKLIRDAKKKGLDVSCSVAIHNLLFTDEELKSFDANIKVLPPLRTKKDCKALIKGLKDGTIDMVTSDHNPIDVEHKKVEFDNALYGTIGLESAFGALSTIFEKEEAIKYLTAGKERFGIEESEIEKEAPVDLSLFIPGDSFDFSEKDILSSSKNSLFLNKKLIGKAFGVVTQKGFISI from the coding sequence ATGAAGCTACTTTTAAAATCGGTTATTATTCTGGATGAAAAATCTCCATTCCACAATAAAAAAACAGATATTTTCATAGATCACGGTATCATTAAGAAGATTGGTAAAAACCTGAATGAAAAAGCAGATAAGGAAATTAAAATACCAAATCTGCACGTTTCTAAAGGATGGTTTGATAGTAGTGTAAGTTTTGGAGAACCGGGTTTTGAAGACAGAGAAACCATTGCAAATGGATTAGAAACTGCCGGCAAATCAGGATTTTCTTCTGTAGCATTGAATCCTTATACCAATCCGGTGCTGGATCATAGCGGAAGTATCTCGGCGGTGAAGGCGAAAGCATCTCATCATCCCGTGTACCTTTACCCGGTTGGTGCTCTTACAATTAAAAGCCAGGGAGTTGATCTCGCTGAATTGCTTGATATGCAGGAAGCGGGCGCAGTAAGTTTCGGAGACTATAAATTACCCTTACGTAATCCAAATTTGCTAAAGATCGCTTTACAATATGCTCAGAATTTTAACGCTTTGATTCAGAGTTATCCTCAGGAGAACAGGATAGCTGGCAACGGCATGGTGAATGAACATGAAAACAGCACTTCGCTGGGTCTAAAAGGAATTCCAAATCTGGCTGAAGAACTGCAGATTACCAGAGACCTTTATTTACTGGAATACACCGGAGGAAAATTGCACATTCCAACCATTTCAACTGAGAAATCGGTTAAACTGATAAGAGACGCTAAGAAAAAAGGACTGGATGTTAGCTGCAGTGTGGCCATTCATAATCTTCTATTTACTGACGAGGAATTAAAATCATTTGATGCCAACATAAAGGTACTTCCTCCTCTCAGGACGAAAAAAGACTGTAAGGCCCTTATTAAAGGTTTAAAGGACGGAACTATAGATATGGTAACCAGCGACCATAACCCAATAGATGTTGAGCATAAGAAAGTTGAATTTGATAACGCGCTTTACGGGACTATTGGCTTAGAGTCTGCTTTTGGAGCACTTTCCACTATTTTCGAAAAAGAGGAAGCAATAAAATATCTAACCGCAGGTAAAGAACGGTTTGGGATCGAAGAGTCTGAAATAGAAAAAGAAGCACCGGTAGACCTTAGTTTGTTTATCCCTGGTGATTCTTTCGATTTTAGTGAGAAAGATATATTATCCTCATCCAAAAACAGTTTGTTCCTAAATAAGAAGTTAATAGGAAAAGCTTTTGGAGTAGTCACTCAAAAAGGATTTATTAGTATATAA
- a CDS encoding alpha/beta fold hydrolase, with amino-acid sequence MTKDFSLQHIIKEPKIKSDKSPVLIMLHGYGSDENDLISFAGELPDDLFIISAKAPYSMQPYGNAWYEIHWDNNDGKFSDDVQAITSRETIRDFIDEVIKNYPVDAKNVNLLGFSQGSILSYAVALSYPEKIKNVVALSGYVNQGILKEGYEKNDFSGLDFYCSHGSVDQVIPVDWARKTKPFLDNLGIKNSYSEFPVGHGVAPQNFFELKEWLKTRI; translated from the coding sequence ATGACAAAAGATTTTTCACTTCAACATATTATTAAAGAACCAAAAATAAAATCGGATAAATCCCCGGTTTTAATAATGCTTCACGGCTATGGAAGCGATGAAAATGATCTAATTTCTTTCGCAGGAGAATTGCCCGATGATCTTTTTATTATCTCGGCCAAAGCACCCTATTCCATGCAGCCATATGGAAATGCATGGTATGAAATTCACTGGGATAACAATGACGGGAAATTCAGCGATGATGTGCAGGCGATTACCTCCAGAGAGACCATCAGGGATTTTATAGATGAAGTGATCAAGAATTACCCGGTAGATGCTAAAAATGTAAATCTTCTGGGTTTTAGTCAGGGAAGTATCTTAAGCTATGCGGTGGCACTCTCATACCCTGAAAAAATTAAGAATGTCGTTGCACTTAGCGGTTACGTTAACCAGGGAATCCTGAAAGAAGGCTATGAGAAGAACGACTTTTCCGGACTTGACTTTTACTGCTCTCATGGTAGCGTTGACCAGGTAATTCCAGTGGATTGGGCCAGAAAAACAAAACCTTTCCTGGATAACCTGGGAATTAAAAATTCGTATTCAGAATTTCCCGTGGGTCACGGTGTGGCTCCCCAGAACTTCTTTGAATTAAAAGAATGGCTAAAGACCAGGATCTAG